A window of the Kosakonia sp. BYX6 genome harbors these coding sequences:
- a CDS encoding LysR family transcriptional regulator, whose product MHLDFRQLRNFVALVEYGSFIRAAEAVCLSQSAFSRSIQSLEQSVGHLLFDRQSRLLTLTPHGQKLLPYARRFQELNSELSSQLREADDSQNGEVTFGCGPAPAARLIPAAVGEFHRQTPQARVRFQVENWFALHNALTTQQYPFVVADSWQAELDPQLRVQPLSPQRCFFICHANHPLAQQGQISLQALLRYPFAAPYLPPGVRKVLATLSQQQDFAPAIQCDHIYALLSTLASTQAVSFASEDGFALCRHSHQLVKLELSDLPEEWRLMQTRFAIISPVHAVQPPLVEKLIDIILHTDRQHQLTLLAQDEER is encoded by the coding sequence ATGCACCTGGATTTTCGCCAGCTGCGCAATTTTGTGGCGTTAGTTGAATATGGCAGCTTTATTCGCGCGGCTGAGGCCGTATGCCTGTCGCAATCCGCGTTCAGCCGCAGTATTCAGTCGCTGGAGCAAAGCGTCGGCCATCTGCTGTTTGACCGGCAAAGCAGGCTATTAACGCTCACGCCGCACGGGCAAAAATTGTTGCCCTATGCGCGGCGCTTTCAGGAATTGAACAGTGAGCTGAGTAGCCAGCTTCGCGAAGCGGATGACAGTCAAAACGGCGAAGTCACGTTCGGCTGCGGTCCGGCACCGGCGGCGCGGCTGATCCCGGCTGCCGTTGGCGAATTCCACCGCCAGACACCGCAGGCCCGCGTGCGCTTTCAGGTAGAAAACTGGTTTGCCCTACACAATGCGCTCACCACCCAGCAGTATCCTTTTGTGGTGGCGGATAGCTGGCAAGCCGAGCTGGATCCGCAATTGCGCGTACAGCCCCTTAGCCCGCAACGCTGCTTTTTTATCTGCCATGCCAACCACCCTCTGGCGCAACAGGGGCAGATTTCATTACAGGCGCTGTTGCGTTACCCGTTTGCCGCGCCCTATTTACCGCCAGGCGTGCGTAAAGTGCTGGCAACACTCAGCCAGCAGCAAGATTTTGCGCCCGCCATTCAATGCGATCATATCTATGCGCTGCTTTCCACACTCGCCAGTACCCAGGCTGTCAGCTTTGCCAGCGAAGATGGCTTCGCGCTTTGTCGGCACAGCCATCAACTGGTCAAACTGGAGTTAAGCGATTTGCCTGAAGAGTGGCGGTTGATGCAGACCCGGTTTGCGATTATCTCTCCGGTTCACGCGGTACAGCCGCCGTTGGTGGAAAAACTGATTGATATCATTCTGCACACCGACCGTCAGCATCAGCTCACGCTGTTAGCGCAGGACGAAGAACGTTAA
- a CDS encoding methyl-accepting chemotaxis protein, which translates to MFKRIKVITLLIMVLIVLGAMQLISAGVFINALNTDKNNFNVSQVSSQNVSEFTDAWISLNQARVTLNRGMLRLQSSTASQINGGQLSELAKSATDLLNSAQAHFEKYKAIPETPGLDKDLSNDLETQYGVYHATLTEMNRLLLAGNLDDMFRQNAEQKQVAMQKSYRAWRDAQTVLANEGVTQNEKDYQRIMWILGAVMLIVLIVIIMSWVAMQRVLLKPLHDVMGHIRHIATGDLTHQINAEGKNEMALLAQNVQEMQQSLVKTVSVVRDGADTIYTGAGEISAGSNDLSSRTEQQAASLEETAASMEQLTATVKQNADNARQATQLALNASGTAKKGGQVVDGVVRTMDEIAASSSKIAQITNVIDGIAFQTNILALNAAVEAARAGEQGRGFAVVAGEVRTLAQRSAQAAKEIKGLIEDSGNRVDAGAALVHEAGETMAEIVSAVTRVTDIMGEISSASDEQSRGIDQVGQAVAEMDRVTQQNASLVQESAAAAGALEEQAARLNETVAVFKINRTRSAKSNVQLSPVSKPKAKAPENFNEANWETF; encoded by the coding sequence ATGTTCAAGCGTATCAAAGTTATTACTTTATTAATCATGGTGTTAATTGTATTAGGCGCGATGCAGCTGATTTCGGCTGGCGTCTTCATCAATGCGCTTAATACTGACAAAAACAACTTTAACGTTTCTCAGGTTTCCAGCCAGAACGTTTCCGAATTCACCGACGCGTGGATCAGCCTTAACCAGGCGCGTGTCACGCTGAACCGCGGCATGTTGCGCCTGCAAAGCAGCACCGCCAGCCAGATCAATGGCGGGCAACTCAGCGAACTGGCGAAATCCGCCACCGATTTGCTGAACTCGGCGCAAGCGCATTTTGAGAAATACAAAGCGATTCCGGAAACGCCGGGGCTGGACAAAGACCTCTCCAACGATCTGGAAACCCAATACGGCGTCTATCACGCTACGCTGACGGAAATGAACCGTCTGCTGCTGGCCGGTAACCTGGACGATATGTTCCGCCAGAACGCGGAGCAGAAACAGGTTGCGATGCAAAAGAGCTATCGCGCCTGGCGTGATGCGCAAACCGTGCTGGCCAACGAAGGTGTGACGCAGAACGAAAAAGACTACCAACGCATCATGTGGATTCTGGGCGCGGTGATGCTGATTGTGTTGATCGTCATTATCATGAGCTGGGTGGCAATGCAGCGCGTGCTGCTGAAACCGCTGCATGACGTGATGGGCCACATTCGCCATATCGCAACCGGTGATTTGACGCATCAAATCAACGCGGAAGGCAAAAACGAAATGGCGCTGCTGGCGCAGAACGTGCAGGAAATGCAGCAGTCGCTGGTGAAAACCGTGAGCGTGGTGCGCGACGGCGCAGACACCATTTATACCGGCGCCGGTGAAATTTCAGCGGGCAGCAACGATCTCTCTTCCCGTACCGAGCAGCAGGCCGCTTCTCTGGAAGAGACCGCCGCCAGCATGGAACAGCTGACCGCCACGGTGAAACAGAACGCCGATAACGCCCGCCAGGCAACGCAACTGGCGCTCAATGCGTCCGGTACCGCGAAAAAAGGCGGTCAGGTGGTGGATGGCGTGGTGCGAACCATGGACGAAATCGCCGCCAGCTCCAGCAAAATCGCGCAGATCACCAACGTTATCGACGGTATCGCTTTCCAGACCAACATCCTGGCACTGAACGCCGCCGTTGAAGCCGCACGTGCAGGCGAGCAGGGCCGTGGGTTCGCCGTGGTTGCCGGTGAAGTACGCACACTTGCGCAGCGCAGCGCGCAGGCGGCGAAAGAGATCAAAGGCCTTATTGAAGATTCCGGTAATCGCGTGGATGCCGGTGCCGCACTGGTCCACGAAGCCGGGGAAACCATGGCGGAGATCGTCAGCGCAGTCACCCGCGTGACGGACATCATGGGCGAAATCTCCTCCGCGTCTGATGAGCAGAGCCGCGGGATTGATCAGGTTGGCCAGGCGGTGGCCGAAATGGATCGCGTAACCCAGCAGAACGCCTCGCTGGTGCAGGAATCCGCTGCGGCGGCCGGTGCGCTGGAAGAGCAGGCTGCTCGCCTGAACGAAACAGTCGCGGTGTTCAAAATCAACCGTACCCGCAGTGCAAAGAGCAACGTGCAGCTTTCGCCAGTTAGCAAACCGAAAGCGAAAGCGCCGGAAAACTTCAACGAAGCGAACTGGGAAACCTTCTAA
- a CDS encoding ABC transporter permease, which translates to MSLITLKRGAMAWPPVTLTGWPLLLPALLALLWHFAAAQQWMPAQILPAPVTVGETALSLLGSDLLAQWGVSLQHLAVGLLLGVAAGTLLGALFGLVPAVAQRVEPLFFALAQIPTLGWIPLFMVLFGIDNGIKLAVIIKTTIVPMTINTQHAVGCVPHTLGEAAKVMRFSRCQRLRWLVLPASLPGWFTGLRLALAQAWVSLIVVELLASSEGIGYLMVWGRQLFQLDIVFVTIAVVGLSGLLMEWAANRLYDRWVFWPQPATGHRAWKPQASWRALQLPVLLVALWQLASQRHWIDATLFSSPLAVAQRFMQGTINGELISAMLASFARTVSGGMLGITAGLLCGLLLALWPRAGQIFTPTLNVLRHIALFAWLPLLTAWVGNDNGGKIVFIALASFFPMFFSTLQAVNQRNPQLDEVAKVLRLRGFARLRQLILPGAATGIFAGLRLALIYAWLGNIGAEYFMASGTGIGSLMINAQQLLDMPTILCGMILVGITGAALDKGGRVLEIRATRWRQQEQP; encoded by the coding sequence ATGTCGCTGATTACCCTGAAAAGAGGCGCAATGGCCTGGCCGCCGGTCACGCTCACGGGCTGGCCGCTGCTGTTGCCTGCGCTGCTCGCGCTGCTGTGGCATTTTGCGGCGGCACAGCAGTGGATGCCCGCGCAGATATTGCCGGCACCAGTGACGGTCGGTGAGACCGCATTGTCGCTGCTTGGCAGCGATCTGTTGGCGCAATGGGGCGTTAGCCTTCAGCACCTGGCTGTCGGGTTGTTGCTCGGCGTTGCGGCGGGCACGCTGTTGGGTGCGCTCTTCGGCCTGGTGCCTGCCGTCGCGCAGCGTGTGGAGCCACTCTTTTTTGCGCTCGCACAGATCCCCACCCTCGGATGGATCCCGCTGTTTATGGTGCTGTTCGGTATTGATAACGGCATCAAGCTGGCGGTGATCATCAAAACCACCATCGTGCCGATGACCATCAACACCCAACACGCGGTGGGCTGTGTGCCGCACACGCTTGGTGAAGCCGCGAAAGTCATGCGCTTTTCCCGCTGTCAGCGCCTGCGCTGGTTGGTGCTCCCCGCCAGTTTACCGGGCTGGTTTACCGGCCTGCGTCTGGCGCTTGCGCAGGCGTGGGTGTCATTGATTGTGGTCGAACTGCTCGCGTCGTCCGAAGGTATTGGTTACCTGATGGTCTGGGGCCGCCAGTTATTTCAGCTAGATATTGTTTTCGTCACCATTGCGGTGGTGGGGCTGAGCGGGCTGTTAATGGAGTGGGCGGCGAATCGCCTGTATGACCGCTGGGTGTTTTGGCCGCAACCGGCGACCGGACACCGGGCGTGGAAACCGCAAGCCTCCTGGCGCGCGCTGCAACTGCCGGTTTTGTTGGTGGCACTGTGGCAGCTTGCCAGCCAGAGGCACTGGATCGACGCCACGCTGTTCTCTTCACCACTGGCGGTGGCTCAGCGTTTTATGCAGGGCACGATCAATGGCGAACTGATTTCAGCAATGTTGGCGAGTTTCGCCCGTACCGTTAGCGGCGGCATGCTTGGTATCACTGCCGGGCTGCTCTGTGGCCTGCTGCTAGCGCTCTGGCCTCGCGCCGGGCAGATCTTCACCCCCACGCTCAATGTGCTGCGACATATTGCGCTGTTTGCCTGGCTGCCTCTGCTGACAGCATGGGTGGGTAACGATAATGGCGGCAAAATCGTGTTTATCGCGCTGGCGTCATTCTTCCCTATGTTTTTCAGCACATTGCAGGCAGTTAACCAGCGCAACCCTCAACTGGACGAAGTGGCGAAAGTGCTACGACTGCGGGGATTCGCCCGCTTACGCCAGCTTATCTTGCCGGGGGCAGCAACGGGGATTTTCGCGGGATTACGGCTGGCGCTGATCTACGCCTGGCTTGGCAATATCGGCGCTGAATATTTTATGGCCTCCGGCACGGGCATCGGCAGCTTAATGATCAATGCTCAGCAACTGCTGGATATGCCCACCATTCTCTGCGGCATGATTCTGGTTGGCATCACCGGGGCGGCGCTGGATAAAGGCGGGCGTGTATTGGAAATCCGCGCCACTCGCTGGCGTCAACAGGAGCAACCATGA
- the fklB gene encoding FKBP-type peptidyl-prolyl cis-trans isomerase: MTTPTFDTIEAQASYGIGLQVGQQLSESGLEGLLPEALVAGIADALAGQQPAVPVDVVHRALREIHERADAVRRSRFEEMAADGVKFLDANRERDGVNSTESGLQFRVLTQGEGAIPARTDRVRVHYTGKLIDGTVFDSSVARGEPAEFPVNGVIAGWIEALTLMPVGSKWELTIPHNLAYGERGAGASIPPFSTLVFEVELLEIL; encoded by the coding sequence ATGACAACCCCAACTTTTGACACGATCGAAGCGCAAGCCAGCTATGGCATTGGTTTACAGGTAGGACAGCAGCTGAGCGAATCCGGGTTAGAGGGGCTGTTACCGGAAGCGCTGGTCGCGGGCATCGCGGACGCGCTGGCAGGTCAACAACCTGCTGTGCCAGTGGACGTAGTCCATCGCGCCCTGCGTGAAATCCACGAACGTGCCGACGCGGTTCGTCGTTCCCGTTTCGAAGAAATGGCCGCAGATGGCGTGAAATTTCTGGACGCAAACCGTGAGCGTGATGGCGTGAACAGCACCGAATCCGGCCTGCAATTCCGCGTACTCACCCAAGGCGAAGGCGCTATCCCGGCGCGTACCGACCGTGTTCGCGTGCATTACACCGGTAAACTTATCGACGGTACGGTATTTGACAGCTCCGTCGCGCGCGGCGAACCGGCTGAATTCCCGGTTAACGGCGTCATCGCTGGCTGGATTGAAGCCCTGACCCTGATGCCGGTGGGTTCCAAATGGGAACTGACCATTCCGCACAACCTCGCTTACGGCGAACGTGGCGCTGGCGCATCTATTCCGCCATTCAGCACGCTGGTCTTTGAAGTGGAACTGCTGGAAATCCTGTAA
- the cycA gene encoding D-serine/D-alanine/glycine transporter: protein MVDQVKVAADEQAPAEQSLRRNLTNRHIQLIAIGGAIGTGLFMGSGKTISLAGPSIIFVYMIIGFMLFFVMRAMGELLLSNLEYKSFSDFAADLLGPWAGYFTGWTYWFCWVVTGMADVVAITAYAQFWYPGLADWVAALAVVVVLLSLNLATVKMFGEMEFWFAMIKIVAIVALIIVGVGMVLTHFTSPSGVEASFTHLWNDGGWFPKGISGFFAGFQIAVFAFVGIELVGTTAAETKDPEKSLPRAINSIPLRIIMFYVFALIVIMSVTPWGSVVPDKSPFVELFVLVGIPAAASIINFVVLTSAASSANSGVFSTSRMLFGLAQDGVAPKAFGKLSKRAVPAKGLTFSCICLLGGVVMLYVNPSAIAAFTMITTVSAILFMFVWTIILCSYLVYRKQRPQLHEKSNYKMPLGKVMCWVCMAFFAFVVVLLTLEADTRQALIVTPLWFIVLGAGWLYAGKKRLANRQP, encoded by the coding sequence ATGGTAGATCAGGTTAAAGTCGCCGCCGACGAACAGGCTCCGGCTGAACAGTCGCTACGGCGCAATCTTACAAACCGGCATATTCAGCTCATCGCCATCGGCGGCGCGATTGGTACTGGTTTGTTTATGGGGTCCGGCAAAACCATCAGTCTCGCCGGCCCGTCGATCATTTTCGTCTATATGATCATCGGCTTTATGCTGTTCTTTGTGATGCGCGCGATGGGCGAATTACTGCTGTCCAATCTCGAATACAAATCTTTTAGCGACTTCGCCGCCGACCTGTTAGGGCCATGGGCGGGGTACTTTACCGGCTGGACTTACTGGTTCTGTTGGGTAGTGACCGGCATGGCGGACGTGGTGGCCATCACCGCCTATGCGCAATTCTGGTACCCCGGCCTTGCCGACTGGGTAGCGGCGCTGGCGGTGGTTGTTGTGCTGCTGAGCCTTAATCTCGCCACCGTCAAAATGTTCGGCGAGATGGAGTTCTGGTTCGCGATGATCAAAATCGTCGCCATCGTCGCACTGATTATCGTTGGGGTCGGCATGGTGCTGACGCACTTCACCTCGCCAAGTGGTGTGGAAGCCTCTTTCACACACCTGTGGAATGACGGCGGTTGGTTCCCGAAAGGCATCAGCGGGTTCTTTGCCGGTTTCCAGATTGCGGTATTTGCCTTTGTCGGTATTGAACTGGTCGGCACTACTGCTGCGGAAACCAAAGATCCAGAAAAATCCCTGCCGCGCGCCATCAACTCGATTCCGCTGCGCATCATTATGTTCTACGTCTTCGCGCTGATTGTGATTATGTCGGTCACGCCGTGGGGTTCCGTGGTGCCGGATAAGAGCCCGTTTGTTGAACTGTTCGTGCTGGTCGGTATTCCGGCGGCGGCGAGCATTATCAACTTTGTGGTGCTGACGTCGGCGGCCTCTTCAGCCAACAGCGGCGTCTTCTCAACCAGCCGTATGCTGTTTGGCCTCGCACAGGACGGCGTGGCGCCGAAAGCGTTCGGCAAGCTCTCTAAACGCGCGGTTCCGGCGAAGGGACTGACCTTCTCCTGCATCTGCCTGCTGGGCGGTGTGGTGATGCTGTATGTGAACCCGAGCGCGATTGCCGCGTTCACCATGATCACCACCGTGTCGGCGATCTTGTTTATGTTTGTCTGGACGATCATCCTCTGCTCGTACCTGGTGTACCGTAAACAGCGCCCGCAGTTGCACGAAAAATCCAACTACAAAATGCCGCTCGGCAAAGTGATGTGCTGGGTGTGCATGGCGTTCTTCGCGTTTGTTGTCGTGCTGCTGACGCTGGAAGCGGATACCCGCCAGGCGCTGATCGTCACCCCGCTGTGGTTTATCGTGCTGGGCGCGGGCTGGCTGTATGCCGGTAAAAAGCGTCTCGCTAACCGCCAGCCATAA
- a CDS encoding aryl-sulfate sulfotransferase, protein MGHPSVYPTGATLYDPQRAWSGYTVFQAAEHGAVLIDMNGTVVREWPQLHGFPNKILPGGAIIGHSGERDPRYGMQDMLDLIQVDWEGNVTWKFERYEQVSDPGNATRWMARAHHDYQRAGNPVGYYAPGLEPQVEGGNTLILAHTNLVNEAISDQVLLDDTIIEVDWQGNVIWEWRCSDHFHELGFDEAARTALRNNPNMRASGGGMGDWMHINSMSALGPNPWFDAGDRRFHPDNIIWDARESNIIAITDKQSGNIVWQIGPDYSKPELKHLGWIIGQHHAHMIPQGLPGAGNILVFDNGGWAGYGAPNPASADGVKNAWRDYSRILEINPQTLDIEWRYSPYEANIPHPTDSSRFYSPYISNIQRLENGNTLINEGSNGRIFEVTRDHEIVWEYVSPFWGKTLNNNMVYRAYRVPYAWIPQLTQPLETPIDAVDVRTLRQPGAAPSGPAQSVVRVAGVQAYSKSADALCIATDNDSLLRSPKLFRVAQSAFLPVSENADLHSEQPMLLFIGAERCVHCRGLWQQLNHPQLAGQINSLPTRYLDADRYPALATQLGVRGLPTLLLLKQGQPVARAPSSTSVESLLRWLRSEAL, encoded by the coding sequence ATGGGACACCCTTCTGTTTATCCGACCGGCGCGACACTTTACGATCCGCAACGCGCCTGGAGCGGCTACACCGTTTTTCAGGCCGCCGAACACGGCGCGGTACTGATTGATATGAATGGCACTGTGGTGCGTGAATGGCCGCAACTGCATGGTTTTCCGAATAAAATTCTGCCCGGCGGGGCGATTATCGGCCACAGCGGCGAGCGCGATCCGCGCTACGGTATGCAGGATATGCTGGATCTGATTCAGGTGGACTGGGAAGGCAATGTGACCTGGAAATTCGAACGTTATGAGCAGGTCAGCGACCCCGGAAATGCGACGCGCTGGATGGCGCGCGCGCACCATGATTATCAGCGTGCCGGAAACCCGGTGGGTTATTACGCGCCGGGGCTGGAGCCGCAAGTCGAAGGTGGAAACACGCTGATTCTCGCGCACACCAATTTAGTGAACGAGGCCATTTCCGACCAGGTGCTGCTCGACGACACCATCATTGAGGTTGACTGGCAAGGCAATGTTATTTGGGAGTGGCGCTGTAGCGACCATTTTCACGAGTTGGGTTTTGACGAGGCGGCGCGAACCGCACTGCGCAATAACCCCAATATGCGGGCAAGCGGTGGCGGGATGGGCGACTGGATGCACATCAACTCAATGTCAGCGCTGGGGCCGAATCCGTGGTTCGATGCCGGTGACCGTCGTTTCCACCCGGATAATATTATCTGGGACGCCCGTGAATCCAACATCATCGCCATTACCGATAAGCAAAGCGGCAACATCGTCTGGCAGATTGGCCCGGATTACAGCAAACCTGAACTGAAGCACCTGGGCTGGATAATCGGCCAGCATCATGCGCATATGATCCCGCAGGGGTTACCAGGCGCAGGTAATATTCTGGTCTTTGATAACGGCGGTTGGGCGGGCTACGGCGCGCCGAATCCCGCGTCGGCGGATGGGGTAAAAAATGCCTGGCGCGACTATTCCCGCATTCTGGAGATCAACCCGCAGACGCTGGATATTGAATGGCGTTATTCGCCATATGAGGCCAACATTCCCCATCCGACGGATTCGTCCCGTTTCTATAGCCCCTATATCAGCAACATTCAGCGGCTGGAAAACGGCAATACGCTGATTAACGAAGGTTCGAACGGGCGCATTTTCGAAGTAACCCGCGACCACGAGATTGTCTGGGAATATGTCTCGCCGTTCTGGGGTAAGACGCTGAACAACAATATGGTTTATCGCGCCTACCGCGTGCCTTATGCCTGGATCCCACAATTAACGCAGCCGCTTGAAACACCGATTGATGCCGTTGATGTGCGAACGCTGCGCCAGCCAGGCGCCGCGCCCTCTGGGCCTGCGCAAAGTGTGGTGCGCGTGGCAGGCGTTCAGGCGTACAGCAAAAGTGCCGACGCGCTATGCATTGCCACTGATAACGATTCGCTGCTGCGCAGCCCGAAATTGTTCCGGGTCGCGCAAAGCGCGTTCTTGCCCGTCAGCGAAAACGCGGATCTGCACAGTGAGCAGCCGATGTTGCTGTTTATCGGTGCAGAACGCTGCGTGCATTGCCGTGGGTTATGGCAACAGCTTAATCATCCGCAGCTCGCTGGCCAGATTAACTCGCTCCCCACGCGCTACCTGGATGCTGACCGTTACCCGGCGTTGGCGACGCAGCTTGGCGTGCGCGGCTTGCCGACGCTACTGCTGTTGAAGCAAGGTCAGCCCGTGGCGCGAGCGCCATCCAGTACGTCGGTTGAGAGCCTGCTCAGATGGTTACGCAGCGAGGCGCTGTAG
- a CDS encoding ABC transporter ATP-binding protein gives MIPSVSFSHVRKSWQQVTALQNFTLDIARGELVALVGSSGCGKSTLLRMLIGLEAVSQGEICVNGEPVTGIGKERGIVFQEPRLFPWLNVLDNVMLGLADEKISRAEKRQRAQQMLARVQLTDFADALPSQLSGGMAQRVAIARGLIAQPQILMLDEPFSALDALTRHTLQQELLHIHRSAGTTTLLVTHDVEEAVTLADRVVVLSPRPGKIREVVTLSLSHPRQRDNAHFTAACRQIRTAITSA, from the coding sequence ATGATCCCTTCAGTTTCATTTAGCCACGTACGCAAATCGTGGCAGCAGGTGACGGCACTGCAAAATTTCACCCTTGATATCGCCCGCGGCGAACTGGTGGCGCTGGTGGGCAGCAGCGGCTGCGGCAAATCAACGCTTCTGCGTATGTTGATTGGCCTTGAAGCGGTTTCACAGGGTGAAATCTGCGTCAATGGTGAACCGGTCACCGGCATTGGCAAAGAGCGCGGCATCGTGTTTCAGGAGCCTCGGCTGTTTCCGTGGCTGAACGTGCTCGACAACGTGATGCTGGGGCTGGCAGACGAGAAAATCAGCCGGGCGGAAAAGCGCCAGCGGGCGCAGCAGATGCTAGCGCGAGTACAACTGACCGATTTTGCCGACGCATTGCCGTCGCAACTTTCCGGTGGCATGGCGCAGCGCGTCGCTATCGCACGCGGGCTTATCGCGCAGCCGCAAATCCTGATGCTCGACGAACCCTTCAGCGCGCTGGATGCGTTAACGCGCCACACCTTACAGCAGGAATTACTGCACATTCATCGCAGCGCCGGAACGACGACGCTACTGGTCACGCACGATGTGGAAGAAGCGGTCACGCTGGCCGATCGGGTGGTGGTGCTTTCCCCACGTCCGGGCAAGATCCGTGAAGTGGTTACGCTATCGCTTTCCCATCCACGCCAGCGTGATAACGCGCATTTCACCGCCGCCTGTCGCCAGATTCGTACTGCGATCACTTCCGCCTGA
- a CDS encoding ABC transporter substrate-binding protein produces MMKVFFTRAAGALLVLASVLASAQAETLRTIRIGVPDQSAGSKPFIGGPIGMAYMRHQLEDVFKPQGVEVQWQFFKGAGPAVNEALANKQLDFVYLGDLAAIIGRSSGLPTRLLLGSRGSESYLAARRASGIKTLLDLKGKRVSVYRGTADQLAFDRALQSAGLSERDLQVINLDWNAGKAALAAGRVDAVWGGVSLLALRSDKIDIVLKSGDLGRQHTTQAGFLGSDAFIQTWPQATQQIVDVLVKNAAEISDPARRESWATEMAQQSQIPQALFLEELMPQSLNFDNSPRIDRFLRASFTRSVEQAQSGRLIRSAFDVDKWEAGKFVEQALKTLHLEQQWPHYDEHGQAQNAG; encoded by the coding sequence ATGATGAAAGTATTTTTTACCCGCGCGGCAGGAGCGTTGCTGGTACTGGCCAGCGTGCTCGCCAGTGCGCAGGCCGAGACGCTGCGCACGATCCGCATTGGCGTACCGGACCAAAGCGCAGGCAGCAAACCCTTTATTGGCGGCCCGATCGGCATGGCGTATATGCGCCATCAACTGGAGGACGTATTCAAACCGCAGGGCGTGGAAGTGCAGTGGCAATTCTTCAAAGGTGCCGGTCCGGCAGTCAACGAAGCGCTGGCCAATAAGCAGCTTGATTTCGTTTACTTAGGCGATCTCGCGGCAATCATTGGTAGGTCCAGCGGGCTACCAACGCGCTTACTGCTGGGTAGCCGCGGCTCTGAATCGTACCTTGCGGCCCGTCGGGCTTCCGGCATCAAAACACTTTTAGATCTGAAAGGTAAACGGGTGAGCGTTTATCGCGGTACGGCCGATCAGTTAGCATTTGACCGCGCCTTGCAAAGTGCCGGGCTGAGCGAGCGTGATTTGCAGGTAATCAATCTGGACTGGAATGCAGGCAAAGCGGCGCTGGCGGCGGGACGTGTGGATGCGGTCTGGGGCGGTGTTTCTCTGCTGGCGCTGCGCAGTGACAAAATCGATATTGTGTTAAAAAGCGGTGACCTGGGCCGCCAGCACACCACGCAGGCTGGCTTCCTCGGTAGCGACGCATTCATTCAAACATGGCCGCAGGCGACGCAACAGATAGTGGATGTGCTGGTAAAAAATGCGGCAGAAATCAGCGATCCCGCCAGGCGTGAAAGCTGGGCGACAGAAATGGCGCAGCAAAGCCAAATCCCGCAGGCATTGTTTCTGGAAGAGTTAATGCCGCAGAGTCTCAACTTTGATAACTCACCGCGCATCGACCGCTTCCTGCGCGCAAGCTTCACCCGTAGCGTGGAACAGGCGCAATCCGGGCGTTTGATCCGCAGCGCTTTCGATGTCGACAAGTGGGAAGCAGGTAAGTTTGTCGAACAGGCATTGAAAACGCTGCATCTGGAACAGCAGTGGCCGCATTATGACGAGCACGGTCAGGCGCAGAACGCCGGTTAA
- the ytfE gene encoding iron-sulfur cluster repair protein YtfE, translated as MAFRDQPLGELALSIPRASALFRKYDMDYCCGGKQTLERSAARKALDIDAIEAELAILAEQPIDKDWRAVGLAEIIDHIIVRYHDRHREQLPELILQATKVERVHADKPTVPRGLTKYLTMLHQELTSHMMKEEQILFPMIKQGMGSQATGPISVMESEHDEAGELLDVIKHITHNVTPPPEACTTWKAMYNGINTLIDDLMEHISLENNNLFPRALAGEK; from the coding sequence ATGGCTTTCCGCGATCAACCCCTGGGCGAGCTGGCGCTCTCAATTCCGCGCGCTTCCGCACTGTTTCGAAAATACGATATGGATTACTGCTGCGGCGGTAAGCAAACGTTGGAGCGTTCCGCCGCGCGCAAAGCGTTGGATATCGACGCGATTGAAGCAGAGCTGGCAATCCTGGCCGAGCAGCCCATAGACAAAGACTGGCGCGCTGTCGGTCTTGCCGAAATCATCGATCACATCATTGTGCGTTACCACGATCGCCACCGCGAACAACTGCCGGAACTGATCCTGCAAGCCACCAAAGTTGAACGCGTACACGCCGACAAACCCACTGTGCCGCGCGGGTTAACCAAATACCTGACCATGCTGCACCAGGAACTGACCAGCCACATGATGAAAGAGGAGCAAATTCTCTTTCCGATGATCAAACAAGGCATGGGTTCGCAGGCAACGGGACCGATTAGCGTGATGGAAAGCGAACATGATGAGGCGGGCGAACTGCTGGATGTCATCAAACACATCACCCATAACGTGACGCCGCCGCCGGAAGCCTGCACCACCTGGAAGGCGATGTATAACGGCATTAATACGCTGATTGATGATCTGATGGAGCACATCAGCCTGGAAAATAACAATCTCTTCCCGCGTGCCCTCGCAGGCGAAAAGTAA